A region of the Prochlorothrix hollandica PCC 9006 = CALU 1027 genome:
CAAAAAGCCGTAAGCCTGCCTTTTAATTAACTTAATTCGATTGTTAATACCTTCCATAGTACCGCTTGTCGTTCTACTAATAAAGTAGTTACAAATTCCTTCGAGGTGA
Encoded here:
- a CDS encoding transposase; protein product: HLEGICNYFISRTTSGTMEGINNRIKLIKRQAYGFLNFENFRSRTLAAFSH